The Deltaproteobacteria bacterium genome window below encodes:
- a CDS encoding methyltransferase domain-containing protein — MKTAEFKKYFECPVCGKQSESFLPFGIKQRPNAQCPVCRSLERHRLIWLYFKEKTNIFTDKMKILHIAPEGQIYKMLKALPNLEYISGDLMPGKAMVQMDITDIKYPDNAFDVIYASHVLEHIPDDRKAMRELHRVLKPSGWAILQVPISGDRTLEDPNIVTPEDRERAFGQGDHVRRYGFDGVYKARLEEAGFNVHVDSFVNTLSSEDVDRYGLINEDIYYVTKNTAAFSCASWFSKLIGSLKGHCSQISPKS, encoded by the coding sequence ATGAAAACAGCAGAATTTAAAAAATATTTCGAATGTCCGGTCTGCGGAAAACAATCCGAGTCCTTTCTGCCTTTTGGAATAAAGCAACGGCCAAACGCGCAATGTCCTGTATGCAGATCCCTTGAGAGGCACAGGCTCATCTGGCTTTACTTCAAGGAAAAAACGAACATTTTCACGGACAAAATGAAAATTCTCCATATTGCACCTGAGGGACAGATATACAAGATGCTGAAAGCCTTGCCGAATCTTGAATACATCAGCGGCGACCTGATGCCGGGCAAGGCAATGGTGCAAATGGATATAACCGACATAAAATACCCCGACAACGCCTTTGACGTCATCTATGCCAGCCATGTCCTTGAGCATATACCCGATGACAGAAAAGCCATGCGCGAGCTGCATAGGGTGCTAAAACCTTCAGGCTGGGCGATACTTCAGGTCCCTATTTCAGGCGATAGGACTCTGGAGGATCCCAATATAGTCACCCCTGAAGACAGGGAGCGGGCATTCGGACAGGGTGACCATGTAAGGCGCTATGGTTTTGATGGAGTATACAAGGCAAGGCTTGAAGAGGCGGGCTTCAATGTGCATGTCGATTCTTTTGTGAATACCTTAAGCTCGGAAGATGTGGATAGATACGGGCTCATTAACGAAGATATTTATTATGTCACTAAAAATACGGCCGCTTTTTCCTGCGCAAGCTGGTTTTCCAAGCTGATTGGGTCCTTAAAGGGGCATTGTTCCCAAATAAGTCCAAAATCCTGA
- a CDS encoding glycosyltransferase: MAEFIKIASFPMPDEDTYYFRLYYDALQKHGYKIVDTRGKTFGPAWLRENRGRVRIVHFHWPAYLYSDRNPLVFLKKLLLFILNLRRAKSMGYKIAWTVHNLFPHERNNMALEYAGRLAMSCFSDVVFVHFVEAKEMLSRYFLRKNDVYIIPHGNFSAVFENKCGREEARERLGIPPGAFVYLLFGPVRPYKGIENAIQAFKKMDDKGAVLIVAGNPKDKHLGEFLSAEAMSNTRIFPFLRFIERNEVQYFFNASDAVLLPYKQVFTSGNLFLALTFSKPVVAPDMGIISEVVDDSCGVKYSPDEANENLFNAMQMVRSVDYAKAAEAARQKALAYSWERSAEISKKAFGTF; this comes from the coding sequence ATGGCAGAATTTATAAAAATAGCCTCCTTCCCCATGCCTGACGAGGACACCTATTATTTCAGGCTTTACTATGACGCCCTTCAGAAGCATGGCTATAAGATAGTGGACACGAGGGGTAAAACCTTCGGCCCTGCCTGGCTCAGGGAGAACAGGGGCAGGGTGCGGATAGTGCATTTCCACTGGCCGGCTTATTTGTACTCGGACAGGAACCCTCTTGTTTTTTTGAAAAAACTTCTGCTTTTCATCCTGAACCTCCGCCGCGCCAAATCAATGGGATATAAGATAGCGTGGACGGTGCACAACCTCTTCCCCCACGAGCGGAACAATATGGCGCTCGAATACGCCGGAAGGCTTGCCATGTCGTGTTTTTCGGATGTCGTATTCGTGCATTTCGTTGAGGCGAAGGAGATGCTGTCCCGCTATTTTCTCAGAAAGAATGATGTTTACATAATACCCCACGGCAATTTCAGCGCTGTTTTTGAGAATAAATGCGGCAGGGAGGAAGCTCGGGAGAGGCTCGGTATCCCGCCGGGCGCATTCGTTTACCTCCTCTTCGGGCCGGTAAGGCCGTACAAGGGGATAGAGAACGCGATACAGGCCTTCAAAAAGATGGATGACAAGGGCGCGGTCCTCATCGTCGCCGGGAACCCGAAAGACAAGCACCTGGGCGAGTTCCTCTCAGCCGAGGCAATGTCAAACACCAGGATATTCCCTTTCCTCAGGTTCATAGAAAGAAACGAAGTGCAGTATTTCTTCAACGCCTCGGATGCCGTGCTGCTCCCCTATAAACAGGTGTTCACGTCCGGCAACCTCTTCCTGGCGTTGACTTTCAGTAAGCCCGTGGTAGCCCCTGATATGGGAATAATCTCCGAAGTCGTGGACGATAGCTGCGGTGTAAAGTATTCGCCGGACGAGGCGAACGAAAACCTGTTCAATGCCATGCAGATGGTCAGGTCGGTCGATTACGCGAAGGCTGCCGAGGCGGCTCGTCAAAAGGCGCTGGCTTACAGCTGGGAGAGGTCGGCGGAGATATCAAAAAAGGCGTTCGGCACCTTTTAG
- a CDS encoding glycosyltransferase family 4 protein, translating to MNKKTKILFMSHSSAFYGAEQSMFFLLRHMDRSVFEPIVVFPAGKGALVEKVDGLGLKRVVLESPAPWIRSASLLEVTAGFVSELKIVEPLVNLIRDESIDIVYTNTITRISGAIAARLAGKPHVWHIREVLKDHPLRGPFSIDATFSIVEYLSDRLITNSKSVAAQFPSAPEGKISVVYNAVDTGAFVSAKPSGKLHKELGISPDCPLVGIIGTIHRHKNHEDLVNAFAYLKKEKSKAKLLIIGQPDREYKPVLLGLIEEQGLGDSVIFVDFRNDMPEVFSELDIIVVASLGEPFGRTTIEAMAAGKPVVATNTGASPEIVVDGVTGLLVPVRAPDRMAAAITKILGEPALAEKMGAAGRERVLKVFTKENYISGIEHVFREVYGRYAKEAPRPSTNERLVHDIAAITGMDELYGIFMQINKLAKMERELAEKDRQIAEKDRQIQALLNSWSWKVTGPLRRVLEGVRKP from the coding sequence ATGAATAAAAAAACAAAAATCCTCTTCATGTCCCATTCCTCCGCGTTCTACGGCGCCGAGCAGAGCATGTTCTTTCTCCTCCGGCACATGGACAGGAGCGTTTTTGAGCCCATAGTCGTGTTCCCGGCCGGAAAAGGCGCGCTTGTCGAGAAGGTCGACGGCCTTGGCCTGAAAAGAGTCGTGCTTGAGTCGCCGGCTCCCTGGATACGCTCGGCTTCTCTTTTGGAGGTAACGGCCGGGTTCGTTAGCGAGCTTAAGATTGTCGAGCCTCTCGTAAATCTCATACGGGACGAGTCGATAGACATAGTCTACACTAACACCATCACCAGGATATCGGGCGCGATAGCGGCAAGGCTCGCGGGAAAGCCGCATGTCTGGCACATAAGGGAGGTGTTGAAAGACCACCCTCTAAGGGGCCCTTTCAGCATCGACGCGACGTTCAGCATTGTCGAATACCTTTCCGACCGTCTCATAACCAACTCGAAGAGCGTGGCGGCGCAGTTCCCGTCAGCCCCGGAGGGCAAGATCTCGGTCGTTTACAATGCGGTCGATACCGGCGCGTTCGTGAGCGCAAAGCCATCCGGGAAACTCCACAAGGAGCTGGGCATCAGCCCGGACTGCCCCCTTGTCGGGATAATCGGCACAATACACAGGCACAAGAACCATGAAGACCTCGTAAACGCGTTCGCTTATCTTAAAAAGGAAAAGAGCAAGGCGAAGCTCCTGATAATCGGGCAGCCCGACCGCGAGTACAAGCCCGTCCTGCTCGGACTTATAGAAGAGCAAGGCCTCGGAGATTCCGTCATATTCGTTGATTTCCGAAACGACATGCCCGAGGTCTTCAGCGAACTCGACATAATAGTCGTCGCCTCGCTTGGCGAGCCTTTCGGGAGAACGACCATCGAGGCGATGGCCGCTGGAAAACCCGTGGTCGCGACGAATACCGGCGCGTCGCCCGAGATAGTGGTGGACGGTGTGACAGGTCTCCTTGTCCCCGTGCGCGCCCCGGACAGGATGGCTGCGGCCATAACGAAGATACTCGGGGAGCCGGCGCTTGCGGAAAAGATGGGAGCCGCCGGCAGGGAGCGCGTCCTGAAGGTCTTCACAAAAGAGAATTATATTTCAGGGATCGAACACGTATTCAGGGAAGTTTACGGGCGTTACGCAAAGGAAGCTCCCCGGCCTTCGACTAACGAAAGGCTGGTCCATGATATCGCCGCTATAACCGGAATGGACGAGCTGTATGGGATTTTCATGCAAATAAACAAGCTGGCTAAAATGGAGCGCGAGCTTGCTGAGAAGGACCGCCAGATAGCCGAGAAGGACCGCCAGATACAGGCGCTCCTCAATTCCTGGAGCTGGAAAGTAACAGGGCCGCTCCGCCGTGTTCTTGAGGGCGTAAGGAAGCCCTGA
- a CDS encoding class I SAM-dependent methyltransferase, with protein MLNKLFSILTGKFAERGAPDAAPSIKHPWQVGKVRGDRCDNPEYKKLVQEEIAEYSSVEITKDLKLGGIHDFGAWHYYWKHVNRRVEKLLGCSNIWPLMEKNANAMERPRILSLGCGHGGHELGLARRLRTGYHITALDLNENILKTARETAAREKLNIKFECADLNYISLPEGGFDFVFSQASLHHIMNLEHLFEQINRALTDDGEFYIADIIGKNRVILWDENLKYLNGLVREIPERFRRDERGRLVKKISPSKGEGMEGVRQEELYGILLEHMKAKFVYPHNAFIRFIATHPVLGRNLSEDTAEARGILDYLIGEDDRSVESKALRPTEFLGIFGRE; from the coding sequence GTGCTGAACAAGCTCTTCTCTATTCTTACCGGTAAGTTCGCCGAAAGGGGCGCGCCCGATGCGGCCCCGTCCATAAAGCACCCCTGGCAGGTCGGTAAGGTCAGGGGCGACAGGTGCGACAACCCGGAGTATAAGAAGCTCGTGCAGGAAGAGATAGCCGAGTACAGCAGCGTCGAGATTACGAAGGACCTGAAGCTCGGCGGGATACATGACTTCGGCGCGTGGCATTATTATTGGAAGCACGTGAACAGGAGGGTCGAGAAGCTCCTGGGCTGTTCCAACATATGGCCCCTCATGGAAAAAAACGCGAACGCGATGGAGAGGCCCAGGATACTGAGCCTGGGATGCGGCCACGGGGGGCACGAGCTGGGCCTGGCGAGAAGGCTTAGGACCGGCTACCATATAACCGCGCTCGACCTGAACGAGAACATATTGAAGACGGCGCGCGAGACGGCGGCTCGCGAGAAGCTGAATATAAAATTCGAGTGCGCCGACCTGAACTACATATCCCTGCCCGAGGGCGGATTTGATTTCGTCTTTTCGCAGGCATCCCTTCATCATATAATGAACCTCGAGCACCTCTTCGAGCAGATAAACAGGGCCCTCACGGACGATGGGGAGTTTTATATAGCCGATATTATCGGCAAAAACCGCGTGATCCTCTGGGACGAGAACCTCAAGTACCTTAACGGGCTCGTCCGGGAAATACCGGAGAGGTTCAGGAGGGACGAGAGAGGCCGCCTCGTAAAGAAGATCTCTCCTAGCAAGGGCGAAGGCATGGAGGGTGTCAGGCAGGAGGAACTGTACGGCATCCTACTTGAGCACATGAAAGCCAAATTCGTCTATCCCCACAACGCGTTCATCAGGTTCATCGCGACCCATCCCGTTCTGGGAAGGAACCTCTCCGAGGATACGGCGGAGGCCAGAGGTATCCTTGATTACCTTATCGGAGAGGACGACAGGAGCGTCGAGTCAAAAGCGCTCCGCCCGACCGAGTTCCTGGGCATATTCGGAAGGGAATAA